CGCGGTGCCCGCCCTCCGGGGAGCCGTCGGCCGTTCGCGTCCGGCCGGTTCCCACCGCGGCGCCGGCGGACGGGAGCGCGCGACCGATTCCGGGGCGTCGCGATGAAGAGCGACTCACGCATCTGGTTCGGCGGCATCATGGCGATCACCCTCGTCTACGCGCTGGGCACGCTCGTCGACTCCGGCGGCCTGCCGCTCACCGTGCGGGCCGGCACCTGGCCGACGGCCGTCGCGGCCGGTCTGGCGGCGCTGTCCCTGCTGTACGCGGCGCGCACGCGCGCGCTCGGCGGCACCGAGGCCGTCGAGGCGCGGCCGGACGCCGGACGGACCGAGGAGGCGGAGGACTCCGGCGTCGACGGCGCCGCCGCGCTGCGCTTCCTCGGCTTCTCCGCCCTGGCCTGGTGCGCCGGCGCCGTCACCTATCCGGTCACCGGCCTGTTCAGCGCGAACGCCGCGCTGTCGCTGACGTTCGCCGATCTGTTCTCCCTGGTCGCGCTGCCCCTCTTCGCCATAGGTTTCACCCGCTTCGCGCCGCTGCCCCAGGGCGTGCGCCCGTCCCTGCGGCACTTCACCGACAGCTACGTCTGCGCCGCCGCGGTGTTCGCCGTGGTGTGGCTGCTGCTGTTCGCCCCGCTCTACAGCGAGCTGGAGAACTCGGGTTTCATCGGGTTCGCCCTGGTCTACCCGGTCGCCGACATCGTCGTCCTGTGCCTGCTGGCGCCTCTGGTGTTCACCTCGCCGCACCGCACCCGCCGCGCGGTCGTGCTGACGATGGGCGCGTTCATCATCATCTGCGGCGCCGACCTCATCGGTACGATCACTCGACTGACCGGGGAGCCGCTGGCCGGCGGGATCGAGTACCCGGTCCGGTTGCTCGGGTTCGCGCTGCTGGCCGGCCTGCCGTGGCTGATCCGGGACAACGCCGGCGTCGCCCCGCGGCGCATCACCGGGCGGGGCCTGTACCGGTTCGCGCCGGAGATCGCCGCCACGGCCGCGCTGGCCCTGGCCGCCGTCGTCCTCACCGTGGCCGCGCTGCGGATCGACGGCGTGGCGCCGGTGCTGCCGCTGGTGGCGGGCTCGGCCGTGCTCGTCCTGCTGGTGCGCGTGGCCGGTCTGCTGGAGGAGAACGCGACGCTGGCGCGCATGGTGCACACGCGCGAACGGCACTTCCACGAGCTGGCCAAGAACAGCGGTGACGTCATCCTCATCCTGGAGGAGGACGGCACCATCTTCTACGTGAGCCCGGGCACGGCCGAGGCGTTCGGCTACCGGCTCGACGACATCCTCGCCGACCCGATCACCGCGATCGTGCACCCCGAGGACGTCCCCCGGCTGGGCGCCGCCGTGTCGGCGTTCAAGCGCGGCGCGACCGAGGGCGTCCACCTGCGCGTCCGGGTCCGGGCGGCCGACGGCACCTGGCGGCACACCGAGTCCACGGCGTCGTTGTACGAGCGCCCCGGCGAACCGAACCGGCTGCTGGTCACCGCCCGCGACATCAGCGCCCAGGTGGCGCTGCAGGAGCAGGTCAACCACCTGACCTTCCACGACGGCATCACCGGGCTGCCCAACCGGGCCTACCTGGAGGAGCGCGCCCGCGAGGTGCTCGGTCGCAGCGGCCGGGCCGAGGGGCGGCGCAGCGGGGTGGCCGCGATCTTTTTGGACCTCGACGGCTTCACGGCGGTCAACGACTCCGCCGGCCACACGTTCGGCGACTACCTGCTCGCCCAGGCGGCGCGGCGGCTGCGGTCCACGGTGAACGCCGGCCACACGCTCGCGCGCTGGGGCGGCGACGAGTTCTCCGTGCTCATCGAGGAGAGCGCCCAGGCCGGGCACGTCGTCGACCTCGCGGAGCGGCTCGTCCGGGTCATCAGCGGCGAACCGTTCCAGGTCGCCGACCGCGAGGTGGTGCTCTCGGCCAGCGTCGGCGTGGCCTTCGCCGAGCCCGGCATCGACAGCGGTGAACTGCTGCGCAACGCCGACATGGCGATGGCCAGGGCGAAGGAGCTCGGGGGCGGCGGCAGGCTGGAGATCTACGCCGCCCACATGCACGCCAAGGTGGTGCACCGCCTGGAGCTGCAGACGAAGCTGCGCCAGGCGCTGGCCGAAGGCGAGTTCCTGCTGGAGTACCAGCCCGTGGTCGACCTGGAGAGCTCGCGCGTCACGGCCGTGGAGGCGCTCGTGCGGTGGCGGCACGACGGCTCCGTCGTGCCGCCGGACGAGTTCATCGGTCCCGCCGAGGAGTCCGGGCTCATCGTCCCGCTGGGCGAGTGGATCCTGCGGGAGGCCTGCCAGAAGGTCGCGGTGTGGCGGGCGACCTCCGACTGGGACATCGGGCTGTCGGTGAACATCTCGGTCAAGCAGGCCCTGTCGTCGCGCTTCGTCGAGACGGTCGCCGGCGTGCTCGCCGAGAGCGGCCTGGCCGCCGACGTGCTGACGATGGAGGTCGACGAGGAGGTCCTGCTGGAGAACCCGGGCGAGGCCGTCGCGCGGCTGTCGGAGCTCCGCGAGCTCGGGGTCCGCCTGGCCATCGACGACTTCGGCATGGGATACGCGTCACTGGCCCATCTGCGCCAGCTCCAGGTGGACGAGATCAAGATCGACCCGTCGTTCATCCGCGACCTCGGCACCGACGGCACGGTCACGCTGCTGACCCACACCATCATCCGGCTCGGCCAGGACCTCGGCATGCAGGTCGTGGCCGAGGGCATCGAGCGCCCCGAGCAGCTGGAGCGGCTGCGCGCGATGGGCTGCGCCTACGGGCAGGGCTTCCTGGTCGCCAAGCCGATGGCGTCCGACGGCGTCGAGGCCCTGGTCGGGGGAGAGGCCGACATCTCCATGGCGTAGGGAAACCGGGGCCCTGGCCAAATCCATCCCAGGGCGCGGCCGCAACTCTTTTGCCCCTTATGTCCGCCACCTGCGATGCAACCGCATGGTGATCCAGGTATCTCGGATCGTGAGACAAAACGGCGTTTCATTTGACGCGGTACCGCCGCCTCGGTCATTGTTGACAACGTGCAGAGCAACTTCCTGATTCTCGTACTTGGTCGGCGCGCAGCAGGCTGACCAAGCTAACGTTGCGCGCTCCCCTCAACCGCCTCCTGGCCGGTGGGGGGTTTTTTGTTGCCAGACACGCGAAACCTCGAGCCCTCCGAAGGATCTAGTGATGACCGAGCAGATGACCGGAGCCCAATCGCTCATCAGGTCGCTGGAGCATGTCGGCGTCGACGTGGTGTTCGGAATTCCCGGCGGGGCCATCCTCCCCGCCTACGACCCCCTCTACGACTCCGCCAAGGTGCGCCACATCCTCATGCGGCACGAGCAGGGCGCCGGCCACGCCGCGGAAGGCTACGCCTACGCGACCGGCCGCCCCGGCGTCTGCATAGCCACCAGCGGTCCCGGCGCCACCAACCTGGTCACGCCGCTCGCCGACGCGCACATGGACTCCGTGCCCATGGTCGCGATCACCGGCCAGGTGGCGGCGCCCGCGATCGGCACCGACGCCTTCCAAGAGGCCGACATCTGCGGCATCACCATGCCGATCACCAAGCACAACTTCCTGGTCCGCGACGCCGCCGACATCCCGCGCACGATCGCCGAGGCGTTCCACATCGCCTCCACCGGCCGCCCGGGCCCGGTCCTGGTCGACATCGCCAAGAACGCGCTGCAGGCCGACACCCGGTTCGCCTGGCCGCAGCGGCTCGACCTGCCCGGCTACCGCCCGGTCACCAAGCCGCACGGCAAGCAGGTCCGCGAGGCCGCGCGGATGATTGCCGAGGCCAAGCGCCCCGTCCTCTACGTCGGCGGCGGCGTGATCAGGGCCGGCGCCTCGCAGGAGCTGCGGGTCCTGGCCGAGCTGACCGGGCTGCCGGTCGTCACCACGCTGATGGCGCGGGGCGCCTTCCCTGACAGCCACCCCCAGCACCTGGGCATGCCGGGCATGCACGGCACCGTCGCCGCCGTGGGCGCGCTGCAGCGCGCCGACCTGATCGTCGCGCTCGGCGCACGCTTCGACGACCGGGTCACCGGCAAGCTGGACAGCTTCGCCCCCGACGCCAAGATCGTGCACGCCGACATCGATCCGGCCGAGATCTCCAAGAACCGGCACGCCGACGTCCCGATCGTCGGCGACTGCCGCGAGGTCATCGCCGACCTGGTCGTGGCCGTGCGCAACGACCAGGCCGCCGACCGCCGGGGCGACTACGCCGCCTGGTGGGCCCAGTTGGACCGGCTGCGCACCGTCTACCCGCGCGGCTACGAGGAGCCGGGCGACGGCAGCCTCGCACCGCAGCACGTCATCAAGCGGATCGGCGAGCTCGTCGGCCCGGACGCCGCCTACGTCGCCGGCGTCGGCCAGCACCAGATGTGGGCCTCGCAGTTCATCGACTACGAGAAGCCCGGAACCTGGATGAACTCCGGCGGCCTCGGCACCATGGGCTTCTCCGTCCCGGCCGCGCTCGGCGCCAAGGCCGGCGCCCCCGACCGCGCGGTGTGGGCGATCGACGGCGACGGCTGCTTCCAGATGACCAACCAGGAGCTCGCGACCTGCGCGGTCGAGGGCATCCCGATCAAGGTCGCCGTCATCAACAACGGCAACCTGGGCATGGTCCGGCAGTGGCAGACCCTGTTCTACGAGGGCCGCTACTCCAACACCGACCTGCAGACCTCCCCGAAACCCGACACCGAGAAGGTCCGCATCCCCGACTTCGTCCGGCTCGCGGAGGCGTACGGTTGTGTCGGGCTCCGCTGCGAGCGGGTCGAGGACGTCGACGCCACCATCGAGAAGGCCATGGCGATCGACGACGCACCGGTGGTCATCGACTTCACCGTCAACCACGACGCGATGGTCTGGCCGATGGTCGCCGCCGGCGTCAGCAACGACAACATCCAGTACGCGCGCGACATGGCGCCGAACTGGGACGACGAGGAATAAGGAACAGTTTCGATGAGTCTGCACACGCTGTCCGTCCTGGTGGAGGACACGCCGGGCGTGCTGGCCCGGGCCTCGGCGCTGTTCTCCCGTCGTGGGTTCAACATCAACTCCCTCACGGTGGGCCCCACCGAGTACGAGGGCATGTCCCGGATGACGATCGTGGTCAACTGCGACCGCCACCCCTTGGAGCAGGTGACCAAGCAGCTCAACAAGCTGGTGAACGTCATCAAGATCGTCGAGATGGACTCCGACGCCTCCGTGCGCAGGGAACTGCTGCTGGTCAAGGTCAAAGCCGACGCCAACAGCCGCAGCCACGTGCTGGAGACGGCCGAACTGTTCCGCGCCAACGTCGTCGACGTCAGCCCGGACGTGGTCGTCATCGAGGCCACCGGCAAACCCGAGAAGCTCGAAGCGCTGATCCGCAACCTCGAGCCGTTCGGTATCAAGGAGCTGGTGAAGTCCGGACTGGTCGCGCTCGGCCGCGGGCCCAGATCGATCGCCGATCGCTCGCTGCGCGCCGTCGAACGCAGCGCCTGACCGGGCGCCGACCACCCAACCGATCACTCATGCGCCCGCGCGGCGGATGCCGGGCCGCGGCCGCCGCACGGGCGCCGGAGAACTCTTCGTCAAGGAGCAAGCCGAAGTGGCAGCACAGATGTACTACGACGACACCGCCGACCTGAGCATCATCCAGGGGCGCAAGGTCGCCGTCATCGGTTACGGCAGCCAGGGGCACGCGCACGCGCTGTCGCTGCGGGATTCCGGCGTCGACGTCCGGGTCGGCCTCGCCGAGGGCTCCAAGAGCCGCGCGAAGGCCGAAGAGGAGGGCCTGCGGGTCGTCACGCCGGCCGAGGCGGCCCAGGAGGCCGACCTCATCATGATCCTGGTCCCCGACCACATCCACCGTGACCTCTACGCCGACGAGATCGCCCCGCACCTCAACGAGGGCGACGCGCTGTTCTTCGGCCACGGCTTCAGCATCCGCTACGACCTCATCCAGCCGCCGGCCGGCGTCGACGTCGCCATGGTCGCCCCGAAGGGCCCGGGCCACCTGGTCCGCCGCCAGTTCGAGGCCGGCCGGGGCGTCCCGGTGCTCGTGGCCGTGGAGAAGGACGCCTCGGGCGGCGCCTGGGACCTCGCGCTCTCCTACGCCAAGGGCATCGGCGGCACCCGCGCCGGCGCGCTGAAGACCACCTTCACCGAGGAGACCGAGACCGACCTGTTCGGCGAGCAGGCCGTCCTCTGCGGTGGCCTGTCGGAGCTGATCAAGGCCGGGTTCGCCACCCTCACCGAGGCCGGCTACCAGCCCGAGGTCGCCTACTTCGAGTGCCTGCACGAGGTGAAGCTCATCGTCGACCTCATGTACGAGGGCGGCATCTCCAAGATGAACTGGTCGGTCTCCGACAACGCCGAGTACGGCGGCTACACCCGCGGCCCGCGCGTCATCACCGAGGCCACCCGCGAGGAGATGCGCAGGATCCTGGGCGAGATCCAGGACGGCAGCTACGCGCGCGAGCTCGTCGAGGAGTTCGACGCCGGCCGCCCGAACTTCCTCAAGCGCCGCGACTCCGAGCAGAACGAGCAGATCGAGAAGGTGGGCGCCGAACTGCGTCCGCTGATGAGCTGGCTCAAGGGCTAGTCGAGCCGTCGCGCGCCGAGCCCCGGGACCCGTCGTCCCGGGGCTCGGCGCGTTCGGCCCCCGCCGACCGGTCCATACCAATCGCCGGGACATCGGCTCGATTAAGCTGGGGCTTCGCGGAATCGCCGGGGGGTCCGGCACTAGACTCTTCCCCGGCCGCGGCGCCGCCCGGAGCCGGTGCCGCGTACGTCAAGACGCTGCGGCGCGCCGCAGCGACCACACGCACTCCCCATAAGGATCTCGCTGTGCCCAAGCCAGTCGTCCTGGTCGCGGAAGAACTCTCGCCCGCTGGAATCGCACTGTTGGAGGAGGACTTCGACGTCCGCTCCACCGACGGCGCCGACCGCTCACAGCTTCTCCCGGCGCTCGCCGACGTCGACGCCCTGATCGTGCGCAGCGCGACCAAGGTGGACGCCGAGGCGCTGGCCGCCGCCCCCAAGCTCAAGGTGGTCGCGCGCGCGGGCGTGGGGCTGGACAACGTTGACGTCGAGGCCGCCACCAAGGTCGGCGTGCTCGTCGTGAACGCGCCCACCTCCAACATCGTCAGCGCCGCCGAGCAGGCCATCAACCTGTTGCTCGCCTCGGCCCGCAACACCGCTCCGGCGCACAACGCGCTGATCAACGGGG
This sequence is a window from Spinactinospora alkalitolerans. Protein-coding genes within it:
- a CDS encoding putative bifunctional diguanylate cyclase/phosphodiesterase, with protein sequence MKSDSRIWFGGIMAITLVYALGTLVDSGGLPLTVRAGTWPTAVAAGLAALSLLYAARTRALGGTEAVEARPDAGRTEEAEDSGVDGAAALRFLGFSALAWCAGAVTYPVTGLFSANAALSLTFADLFSLVALPLFAIGFTRFAPLPQGVRPSLRHFTDSYVCAAAVFAVVWLLLFAPLYSELENSGFIGFALVYPVADIVVLCLLAPLVFTSPHRTRRAVVLTMGAFIIICGADLIGTITRLTGEPLAGGIEYPVRLLGFALLAGLPWLIRDNAGVAPRRITGRGLYRFAPEIAATAALALAAVVLTVAALRIDGVAPVLPLVAGSAVLVLLVRVAGLLEENATLARMVHTRERHFHELAKNSGDVILILEEDGTIFYVSPGTAEAFGYRLDDILADPITAIVHPEDVPRLGAAVSAFKRGATEGVHLRVRVRAADGTWRHTESTASLYERPGEPNRLLVTARDISAQVALQEQVNHLTFHDGITGLPNRAYLEERAREVLGRSGRAEGRRSGVAAIFLDLDGFTAVNDSAGHTFGDYLLAQAARRLRSTVNAGHTLARWGGDEFSVLIEESAQAGHVVDLAERLVRVISGEPFQVADREVVLSASVGVAFAEPGIDSGELLRNADMAMARAKELGGGGRLEIYAAHMHAKVVHRLELQTKLRQALAEGEFLLEYQPVVDLESSRVTAVEALVRWRHDGSVVPPDEFIGPAEESGLIVPLGEWILREACQKVAVWRATSDWDIGLSVNISVKQALSSRFVETVAGVLAESGLAADVLTMEVDEEVLLENPGEAVARLSELRELGVRLAIDDFGMGYASLAHLRQLQVDEIKIDPSFIRDLGTDGTVTLLTHTIIRLGQDLGMQVVAEGIERPEQLERLRAMGCAYGQGFLVAKPMASDGVEALVGGEADISMA
- a CDS encoding acetolactate synthase large subunit: MVGAQQADQANVARSPQPPPGRWGVFCCQTRETSSPPKDLVMTEQMTGAQSLIRSLEHVGVDVVFGIPGGAILPAYDPLYDSAKVRHILMRHEQGAGHAAEGYAYATGRPGVCIATSGPGATNLVTPLADAHMDSVPMVAITGQVAAPAIGTDAFQEADICGITMPITKHNFLVRDAADIPRTIAEAFHIASTGRPGPVLVDIAKNALQADTRFAWPQRLDLPGYRPVTKPHGKQVREAARMIAEAKRPVLYVGGGVIRAGASQELRVLAELTGLPVVTTLMARGAFPDSHPQHLGMPGMHGTVAAVGALQRADLIVALGARFDDRVTGKLDSFAPDAKIVHADIDPAEISKNRHADVPIVGDCREVIADLVVAVRNDQAADRRGDYAAWWAQLDRLRTVYPRGYEEPGDGSLAPQHVIKRIGELVGPDAAYVAGVGQHQMWASQFIDYEKPGTWMNSGGLGTMGFSVPAALGAKAGAPDRAVWAIDGDGCFQMTNQELATCAVEGIPIKVAVINNGNLGMVRQWQTLFYEGRYSNTDLQTSPKPDTEKVRIPDFVRLAEAYGCVGLRCERVEDVDATIEKAMAIDDAPVVIDFTVNHDAMVWPMVAAGVSNDNIQYARDMAPNWDDEE
- the ilvN gene encoding acetolactate synthase small subunit, with the translated sequence MSLHTLSVLVEDTPGVLARASALFSRRGFNINSLTVGPTEYEGMSRMTIVVNCDRHPLEQVTKQLNKLVNVIKIVEMDSDASVRRELLLVKVKADANSRSHVLETAELFRANVVDVSPDVVVIEATGKPEKLEALIRNLEPFGIKELVKSGLVALGRGPRSIADRSLRAVERSA
- the ilvC gene encoding ketol-acid reductoisomerase, with translation MAAQMYYDDTADLSIIQGRKVAVIGYGSQGHAHALSLRDSGVDVRVGLAEGSKSRAKAEEEGLRVVTPAEAAQEADLIMILVPDHIHRDLYADEIAPHLNEGDALFFGHGFSIRYDLIQPPAGVDVAMVAPKGPGHLVRRQFEAGRGVPVLVAVEKDASGGAWDLALSYAKGIGGTRAGALKTTFTEETETDLFGEQAVLCGGLSELIKAGFATLTEAGYQPEVAYFECLHEVKLIVDLMYEGGISKMNWSVSDNAEYGGYTRGPRVITEATREEMRRILGEIQDGSYARELVEEFDAGRPNFLKRRDSEQNEQIEKVGAELRPLMSWLKG